TTTCTGATAAGGTGGGGTGAGCTGGTATGTTCGACTGCACTGTGGTCCAACTTGCCTCGAGCAGAGTAGTTGATGATTTGATTATATAGGTAGCGCCTGGCTTGGATGGCCATGATAGGGTGAAGTGACCTGTCGATTGGTCGAGAATTGGGCGTGCCTTGAAAGTCGATTTGGCGCTCAGTGGATCCGTGCCTGTTTTAAACTCTGTCCCGTCATCGCTGCCGTCGCCGTCAGAGTCTATTAAATCGGGGTTGGTTTCACCTGCATCAACAAGGCCGTTGTTGTTAGGGTCTTCAGCGTTGTCGTCTAGTTGGTCATTATCTAAGTCTACACCTGGAAGGATAGGCATGAAGAAGGGGTCATCCGCATTGTTTGATTCAAAAGTAGGCCACTGTGCGCCTGCTTCATTAAGGCTTATAGCCATCTTTCTGGCCATTTCCATGACGCGTTCAGGCTCTGATGATGAGAGGTCAGTGGATTCTGAAATGTCATCAATAAGATTATATAGTTCGTAGTTGTTAGAAGCGTAATTGTAGATCAGCTTCCATTCATTCTCACGATATATGGTAAAGTAATCCGACCGGTGGTCGTGGGGGAAATGAATCAGTAGTTGCTGCGGCCTGTGAGTTCCTGAATCTCCTTTGAAGTACCCTGTTAGATCAAATCCATCGACATGGTTCTGGACAGAGGTTTTCGCAAGTGCAGCAAAGGTAGGGTAGAGGTCAAACACGGCAATCAAGTCGTCTTCTTTGGCTCCTAGAGGTATAGGTGTAACTTGCTGGTGTTCATTTTCTGAATCAGGGTTGCACCATGCTACGATGAAAGGTTCGCGTATTCCACCCTCATATTTTGATCCTTTTTTGTGTCTCAGAGGAGCGTTTGAATTATTGACGTCACCCAGTGGTGCATCTCCACCATTGTCGGACATGAATACAATAATGGTGTCTTCGGCGACTCCCAGTTGCTCTAGTTTGGCCATGATGTCACCTAGTGACTTGTCCATTCCTTCGATCAAGGTTGCGTAGGCTAGTTCTCCGCCTGTGAGGGTGGGGTAATTCGCGGTAAAGCGGGAATCTGCCTGGAATGGAGCATGTACAGCATAGTGCGCCATGTAGGCAAAAAATGGAGTGCCGTCATTGACTGATTGCTCTATGGCCTTGTTCATTTCAAGAGTGAGGGCCTCAGAGAGGTGAGTACCTGTGTTGTGGTATTCATCTAGTCCGGGTACTGCATGGCTTCCTCCAGCACCGTAGGTGCCTGTATAGGAACCGGGGTGACCGATCTGGTTACCAGCGATGTTGACATCAAAGCCTATATTGAGAGGTTCGCGAGCATAGGCTGATGAACCGAAGTGCGCTTTACCCGCGTGAATGGTCCGATAGCCCGCCGATTGTAGGAGGCTGGGCAGAGTGAGGTAGGTGGATGACAAACCGCTTCTCTCCCAATTGCTGGGTGAATTGTGTGTAGTAGTTGTATTATTACCTGTTTCTCCACCACTTGGGCTGGTCCAGTTCGTGACGTGATGTCGTACTGAATTTTGGCCGGTTATCCAGCAGTTTCGAGTTGGTGTACAAACAGGCATCGCATAGGCATTGGTAAATTTCATGCCTCGGTCCGCCAATATCTCCATATTGGGGGTGCGGTATCTCTGGTTGAGTGCGGTGATGACTTCATTGCCACTGGAATCGTAGAGGAATGGTTCAGAGGTGTCCTGCCATCCCATATCATCAACCAAGAAGAAGATGATATTAGGTCTGGATGGGCCTGCCCCAACTCGGATATTTTGAGTAGAGGAGCCAGCGGCGTTCGTTGCTGTAAGGGTGTATGTCGTGGTTGTTGACGGTGTGATAACAGTGGTTCCTTCAATGTCTGTCGTAGATAGTACGATGTTTTCGTTTTGGTCTTTGATCGTGACGGAACTGGGTGCACCACCGCATTTCCAACTTACGGTTGCGTTGGTGTCACTGGGATCAAGATAATAGTCTGATGAGCTGAAGCTATCAATGAAGGGACGTTGAGGGTGGTTGTTAGAGATAATTTGTATCCCGCAAATAGCTGAACGGGTGTCGCCACTACCTGGGTTGCCGGTGAGAGTGAAGCTGGATCCGCTCAATCCGGAAAACGATGTCTGGTTGACTCCTTCCTGGATCGAACCTCCGAATGTACCATTGTCTTGGATCGTTTTGGTAACTGCATCAATGGTGTAGTTCATCGTTCTAGAGTTACTATTGGAATCACCGAAGATAACCACTCTATATCCTTCGGTAGTGAAAGCCGTAGGCAGATTGTTAATCACCAGATTTTCTGTGCTGCGAATTCCGTACCAGCCCTCATACATGACGTGGTCATCTGAACCAGAGATCCATCCATTGCTGTTGGTGCCAGCATAGCCTGAAGTAACCGAGAGTGTGGCTCCTGAACTGGCGCCATCTCCCTTCAAGATGGATTCATTTGTAAAGCTGAGTCCCTGAGCATTCGTACCTGTGCTCTTAAAGTTATTCCAATATTCACTTCCATTCGTGCCAGCTGAGACAACGGATCCGTCGGGCCTAGTGTTGAAGCCTGACACAGTTGTATCATTTGCATGGAAGCTGATATTAATGATGTCTGCGTGTGCGATGATCTGCAGACAGAGAACAAGTGTGAGGCTGAGTTTCATGTCGTGTGTTGTGTATGCGTGAATGATGTGATTCCCATAAGGAATCACGCATCCGCCATAAACGTTAACACACAGAAGATAATACTCAAAAGATTGGCTTAGCGATTCATACAATCACGAACGGATTTTTGGTCTAGGACTCCTTCAAATATATAGAGTTCATCAATGGCTTGCAGGCTATTAGGGTAGGCATCGTGTTCACCACCACCTACTTGGAGTGGCTCTCTTTCAATGGTGTCGACCAATAGCTTTTTACCTGAAACCCTGCTGGCCATGCTCCATGGTATTT
Above is a genomic segment from Rubritalea squalenifaciens DSM 18772 containing:
- a CDS encoding sulfatase, translating into MKLSLTLVLCLQIIAHADIINISFHANDTTVSGFNTRPDGSVVSAGTNGSEYWNNFKSTGTNAQGLSFTNESILKGDGASSGATLSVTSGYAGTNSNGWISGSDDHVMYEGWYGIRSTENLVINNLPTAFTTEGYRVVIFGDSNSNSRTMNYTIDAVTKTIQDNGTFGGSIQEGVNQTSFSGLSGSSFTLTGNPGSGDTRSAICGIQIISNNHPQRPFIDSFSSSDYYLDPSDTNATVSWKCGGAPSSVTIKDQNENIVLSTTDIEGTTVITPSTTTTYTLTATNAAGSSTQNIRVGAGPSRPNIIFFLVDDMGWQDTSEPFLYDSSGNEVITALNQRYRTPNMEILADRGMKFTNAYAMPVCTPTRNCWITGQNSVRHHVTNWTSPSGGETGNNTTTTHNSPSNWERSGLSSTYLTLPSLLQSAGYRTIHAGKAHFGSSAYAREPLNIGFDVNIAGNQIGHPGSYTGTYGAGGSHAVPGLDEYHNTGTHLSEALTLEMNKAIEQSVNDGTPFFAYMAHYAVHAPFQADSRFTANYPTLTGGELAYATLIEGMDKSLGDIMAKLEQLGVAEDTIIVFMSDNGGDAPLGDVNNSNAPLRHKKGSKYEGGIREPFIVAWCNPDSENEHQQVTPIPLGAKEDDLIAVFDLYPTFAALAKTSVQNHVDGFDLTGYFKGDSGTHRPQQLLIHFPHDHRSDYFTIYRENEWKLIYNYASNNYELYNLIDDISESTDLSSSEPERVMEMARKMAISLNEAGAQWPTFESNNADDPFFMPILPGVDLDNDQLDDNAEDPNNNGLVDAGETNPDLIDSDGDGSDDGTEFKTGTDPLSAKSTFKARPILDQSTGHFTLSWPSKPGATYIIKSSTTLLEASWTTVQSNIPAHPTLSETIYDLGELISPTQFYKIEIE